ATTGTCAAGTTGCTTTTCAAAAGTTTCTCCGGTAATTGAAAGCACGGCAAGGATGGAAATTCCAAAGGCCGTTAACAGTATGCTGAGAAAGACCGATCCAAACTGTCTACTTATATTTTTCCAAACCAATTGTATCGTGTTCATAACAAATTTTAAAAATTAAGGTTGATGCCTAAATAAAGTAAAACAATTATTTTAAAAGGTACATTTTGGAGAACTGATCTTTTATTCTCTTGTCGTGTGTTGTTATCAGTAAAGTTGATCCTGCAGTATCAGCTATCGATAGGAGAAGTTCTAATACCCTGTAGGTATTGTTGTCGTCCAAAGCGGCGGTAGGTTCGTCAGCGATTAACAGGGCTGGCTTATTGATGATACTACGTGCGATAGCGGCCCGTTGTAACTGGCCGCGGCTCAATTCGTTCGGATAGGCATTACTTTTTTGATCTAATTGTAGTTGCGTTAGTATGAAATGTATTGCACTAGGATCTATTGTTTTTCCTGCTAAAGACTGCGCCAACTTGATGTTTTCCAAAAGCGTTAGATTTCTCAGCAGGTGTGCTTCTTGGAATATAAACCCGATATATTGGGCACGAAACTGATCCAATTTGCTGTTTGATAACAATGCTAAATCTTGGCTATTTATCTTGACCTGACCAGTTTCTGGTCGTGACAATCCGCCTAATATATTCAGCAGTGTTGTTTTTCCGGAACCTGAATCCCCCAATAACAGCGTATGCTGACCTTTCTCGATATGGATATCTGG
The Sphingobacterium multivorum genome window above contains:
- a CDS encoding ABC transporter ATP-binding protein, with the protein product MSTPIVSTTQLSFQYPNSRPIEFPDIHIEKGQHTLLLGDSGSGKTTLLNILGGLSRPETGQVKINSQDLALLSNSKLDQFRAQYIGFIFQEAHLLRNLTLLENIKLAQSLAGKTIDPSAIHFILTQLQLDQKSNAYPNELSRGQLQRAAIARSIINKPALLIADEPTAALDDNNTYRVLELLLSIADTAGSTLLITTHDKRIKDQFSKMYLLK